The following coding sequences lie in one Pelecanus crispus isolate bPelCri1 chromosome 9, bPelCri1.pri, whole genome shotgun sequence genomic window:
- the HES1 gene encoding LOW QUALITY PROTEIN: transcription factor HES-1 (The sequence of the model RefSeq protein was modified relative to this genomic sequence to represent the inferred CDS: deleted 1 base in 1 codon), which yields MPADLMEKSSASPVAATPASINATPDKPKTAAEHRKSSKPIMEKRRRARINESLGQLKTLILDALKKDSSRHSKLEKADILEMTVKHLRSLQRAQMTAALSTDPTVLGKYRAGFSECMNEVTRFLSTCEGVNTEVRTRLLGHLASCMTQINAMNYPAPPPPPPLPPAAAFGPPLVPPGSGAGPLPGMPCKPGADAAKVYGGFQLLPASDGQFAFLIPSTAFAPGGAVLPLYGGPPTAATAASPPGPPPGTADSVWRPW from the exons ATGCCGGCCGACCTGATGGAGAAGAGCAGCGCCTCGCCGGTGGCCGCCACCCCCGCCAGCATCAACGCGACGCCTGACAAGCCGAAGACGGCGGCGGAGCACCGGAAG TCCTCCAAGCCCATCATGGAgaagcggcggcgggcgcgcatCAACGAGAGCCTGGGGCAGCTGAAGACGCTCATCCTGGACGCGCTGAAGAAGGAT AGCTCGCGGCACTCCAAGCTGGAGAAGGCCGACATCCTGGAGATGACCGTCAAGCACCTGCGGAGCCTCCAGCGAGCCCAGATGACCG CCGCGCTGAGCACGGACCCCACGGTGCTGGGCAAGTACCGTGCCGGCTTCAGTGAGTGCATGAATGAGGTGACGCGGTTCCTCTCCACCTGCGAGGGTGTCAACACCGAGGTGCGCACACGGCTCCTGGGCCACCTGGCCAGCTGCATGACCCAGATCAACGCCATGAACTACcctgcg ccccccccgccgcccccgctgccACCAGCCGCAGCCTTTGGGCCACCCCTGGTGCCGCCGGGCAGTGGTGCAGGGCCACTCCCGGGCATGCCCTGCAAGCCGGGCGCCGACGCAGCCAAGGTGTACGGtggcttccagctgctgccGGCTTCCGATGGGCAATTTGCCTTCCTCATCCCCAGCACCGCCTTTGCTCCCGGTGGAGCTGTGCTGCCCCTGTACGGCGGCCCACCCACGGCTGCCACTGCCGCCTCGCCGCCTGGCCCGCCACCCGGCACAGCCGACTCGGTCTGGAGACCCTGGTGA